Proteins co-encoded in one Pirellulales bacterium genomic window:
- a CDS encoding response regulator — protein MADPVHYLLVDDLEENLLALEALLRRDGLVLLKARSGPEALELLLQYDMALALVDVQMPGMDGFELAELIRGMERTRRVPLIFLTAGSPDPQRRFRGYEAGAVDFIRKPIEPDILRSKADVFFELYRQRQEVARQRDELHAATDENVRLLNESREADRRKDEFLATLAHELRNPLAPIRSAIEIMRAQGLEDPNLEWAREVIDRQVSNMARLVDELLDVSRITTGKLVLRREPTELATVISRTVEATQPLIEEKLHRLEIDLPDPPIMLDADEIRLTQVFSNLLTNAAKYTDPGGDLRIRASIIGNEVMVDVEDSGVGIQKEMLTNVFRLFTQVDRSLNNAQGGLGVGLALVRRLVELHGGTVNAESAGLGRGSTFKVRLPVSRTPDSNSEVQFARSRNSAVSVEATHRILVVDDNVDGAICLAMLLKCMGHEAVTAHTGPEGLALARSFRPEIIFLDIGLPGMNGYELSRAIRDEAEIAFAKLVALTGWGTDEDKRRATEAGFDFHVTKPVDAATLAQILAKFANNT, from the coding sequence ATGGCGGATCCGGTCCATTACTTGCTTGTCGATGACCTAGAGGAAAACCTCTTGGCCCTTGAAGCATTGTTGCGCCGTGACGGGCTCGTGCTGCTGAAAGCGCGCTCGGGGCCGGAAGCGCTGGAATTGCTCTTACAGTATGACATGGCGCTAGCGCTCGTTGACGTTCAAATGCCAGGAATGGACGGCTTTGAGTTGGCGGAGCTGATTCGCGGGATGGAACGCACTCGTCGCGTGCCACTCATCTTTCTCACGGCGGGAAGCCCGGACCCGCAGCGGCGATTTCGCGGGTATGAAGCCGGCGCCGTGGATTTTATCCGCAAACCGATAGAACCAGATATTTTGCGCAGCAAGGCAGATGTTTTCTTCGAATTGTATCGGCAACGACAAGAGGTCGCTCGTCAGCGAGACGAACTTCATGCCGCAACCGACGAGAATGTCCGCTTGCTCAATGAGAGCAGAGAGGCAGATCGCCGAAAAGATGAATTTCTTGCAACCTTAGCGCACGAGTTGCGCAATCCACTTGCGCCAATTCGCAGCGCCATCGAGATAATGCGAGCACAGGGACTGGAGGACCCGAATCTAGAATGGGCGAGAGAGGTCATCGACCGCCAAGTTAGCAATATGGCGCGGCTGGTTGACGAGCTACTCGATGTGTCGCGAATCACGACAGGAAAGTTGGTGTTGCGTCGGGAGCCGACGGAGTTGGCGACGGTGATCAGCCGGACGGTAGAGGCAACTCAGCCACTGATTGAAGAAAAACTACATCGACTCGAGATCGACCTCCCAGATCCGCCAATCATGCTCGATGCAGATGAAATTCGACTAACTCAGGTTTTCTCAAACCTGCTGACAAATGCCGCCAAGTACACTGATCCAGGTGGTGATTTGCGGATACGAGCGAGCATTATTGGCAATGAAGTCATGGTCGATGTCGAAGATTCAGGGGTCGGCATCCAAAAGGAGATGCTGACGAATGTTTTTCGGCTCTTCACACAGGTCGATCGTTCTTTGAATAATGCGCAGGGCGGCTTGGGAGTAGGACTCGCACTTGTTCGGCGGCTCGTCGAACTGCATGGCGGTACGGTCAACGCGGAGAGTGCCGGCTTAGGCCGCGGAAGTACTTTCAAAGTTCGTTTACCTGTTTCTCGCACGCCTGATAGTAACTCGGAGGTCCAATTCGCGCGGTCACGAAATTCGGCGGTTTCCGTAGAGGCCACCCATCGCATTTTGGTAGTCGACGACAACGTGGATGGTGCCATTTGCCTGGCAATGCTACTAAAGTGCATGGGGCACGAGGCCGTGACTGCTCACACAGGCCCGGAAGGCTTGGCGCTCGCTCGCTCCTTTCGACCGGAAATAATCTTTCTGGATATCGGCTTGCCTGGCATGAACGGCTACGAGTTGTCACGGGCGATTCGGGACGAGGCGGAGATTGCATTTGCAAAGCTCGTCGCGTTGACCGGATGGGGAACGGATGAAGACAAGCGACGAGCCACCGAAGCCGGTTTTGATTTCCATGTGACGAAACCTGTAGACGCTGCCACACTTGCACAGATACTTGCCAAGTTTGCGAATAACACATGA
- a CDS encoding chemotaxis protein CheB: MSTSSTARISESTVPCIRAIAIGASAGALDALSIILPALPAGFPIPVLVVVHLPADKESLLANLLDAKCQMDVREAADKEPIQFGTIYLAPPAYHMLVENDQSLSLSADEPVNFSRPSIDVLFETAADAYGSSLVGVILTGANNDGAYGLRTVVERGGIALVQRPDQSYASAMPLAALSACPQAQSLSLNEISDYLSSLAKTE, encoded by the coding sequence ATGAGTACTAGCAGCACGGCTCGCATCTCCGAATCGACCGTGCCTTGTATCAGAGCGATCGCCATTGGCGCTTCCGCTGGCGCTCTCGATGCGTTGTCGATCATTTTGCCTGCTCTTCCGGCTGGGTTTCCGATCCCGGTCTTGGTGGTCGTTCACCTTCCAGCGGACAAGGAAAGTCTCCTCGCCAACCTTCTGGACGCAAAGTGCCAGATGGACGTCCGAGAAGCTGCAGACAAAGAACCAATCCAGTTTGGAACGATTTACCTTGCCCCGCCCGCCTACCACATGCTCGTCGAGAACGATCAATCGCTGTCGCTGTCGGCTGATGAACCCGTCAATTTCTCGCGGCCATCAATTGACGTACTCTTCGAAACGGCGGCCGACGCCTATGGTTCAAGCTTGGTAGGAGTTATTCTAACGGGTGCCAACAACGACGGTGCCTATGGACTTCGGACGGTAGTCGAGAGGGGTGGAATCGCCCTCGTACAACGTCCCGATCAGTCGTATGCGTCAGCTATGCCTCTCGCCGCGCTTAGTGCCTGTCCTCAAGCTCAGTCGCTGAGCTTGAATGAAATCAGTGACTATCTTTCTTCTCTTGCCAAGACTGAATAG
- a CDS encoding CheR family methyltransferase, whose translation MGTLPVRHETEDIEIRLLLEGIVQKYHYDFRGYAMASIKRRLRQARDHFDCRTYSQLQERVLHEPKLFAALLSFLTVQVSELFRDPAYFIAIRELLVPHLRTYPSLKVWVAGCSAGEELMSLAILFREEELEDRTLFYGTDINPQALQRAEAGIYDLDRISLFTENHRLAGGKSSLSNYYTAAYGSAVFDKSLRRRAVFSDHSLVSDQVFAEVQLICCRNVLIYFDRGLQDRAVGLFKESLTRKGFLGLGSKESLRFSAHVDAFDDFVHSERIYQKRG comes from the coding sequence ATGGGAACGTTGCCAGTGCGCCACGAAACTGAAGACATTGAGATTCGGCTGCTTCTTGAAGGTATTGTCCAAAAGTATCACTACGACTTTCGTGGCTATGCAATGGCCTCTATCAAACGCCGCTTGCGTCAAGCCCGCGATCACTTCGATTGCCGAACGTATTCGCAGCTTCAAGAGCGGGTGCTTCACGAGCCAAAGCTGTTTGCGGCATTACTTTCCTTTCTTACTGTGCAAGTAAGCGAGTTATTCCGTGATCCAGCGTACTTCATCGCCATTCGTGAACTGCTGGTGCCGCACCTCAGGACTTATCCCTCTTTGAAAGTGTGGGTTGCGGGATGCAGTGCGGGAGAAGAGTTGATGTCGCTTGCGATTCTTTTTCGCGAGGAAGAGTTAGAGGATCGGACACTCTTTTATGGCACTGACATAAATCCCCAGGCACTGCAGCGGGCCGAGGCCGGAATTTATGACCTCGACCGAATCTCACTGTTTACCGAGAACCACCGTCTGGCAGGAGGAAAATCTTCCTTGTCCAACTACTATACCGCGGCCTACGGCTCGGCCGTTTTTGACAAAAGCCTACGCCGCCGGGCAGTCTTCTCCGATCACAGCCTCGTTTCCGACCAAGTCTTTGCCGAGGTCCAACTCATTTGTTGTCGCAACGTCCTCATCTATTTCGACCGTGGTCTTCAGGATCGCGCCGTCGGCTTGTTCAAAGAATCGCTTACGAGAAAAGGATTTTTAGGACTGGGATCAAAAGAAAGCTTGCGATTTTCCGCGCATGTCGATGCCTTTGACGACTTCGTGCATTCCGAGCGAATTTATCAGAAACGTGGATGA